A portion of the Drosophila innubila isolate TH190305 chromosome 3L unlocalized genomic scaffold, UK_Dinn_1.0 0_D_3L, whole genome shotgun sequence genome contains these proteins:
- the LOC117788704 gene encoding tyrosine-protein kinase Src64B: protein MGNKCCSKRQDQELALAYPTGGYKKSDYTFGQTHINSNSGGVGGAVATALGQKHNNGGSLDSRYTPDPNRGPLKIGAKGGVDIIRTRTTPTGVPGVLPKRRVVVALYDYKSRDESDLSFMKGDRMEVIDDTESDWWRVVNLSTRQEGLIPLNFVAEERSVNSEDWFFENVLRKEADKLLLAEENPRGTFLVRPSEHNPNGYSLSVKDWEDVRGYHVKHYRIKPLDNGGYYIATNQTFPSLQALVMAYSKNALGLCHILSRPCPKPQPQMWDLGPELRDKYEIPRSEIQLVRKLGRGNFGEVFYGKWRNSIDVAVKTLREGTMSTAAFLQEAAIMKKFRHNRLVALYAVCSQEEPIYIVQEFMSKGSLLDFLREGDGRYLHFEDLIYIATQVASGMEYLESKLLIHRDLAARNVLIGENNVAKICDFGLARVIADDEYCPKQGSRFPVKWTAPEAIIYGKFSIKSDVWSYGILLMELFTYGQVPYPGMHSREVIENIERGFRMPKPTNHYFPDNIYHLLLQCWDAVPEKRPTFEFLNHYFESFSVTSEVPYREVQD, encoded by the exons atggGCAACAAATGCTGCAGCAAACGACAGGATCAGGAACTGGCATTAGCCTATCCAACGGGCGGCTATAAGAAGTCCGACTACACTTTTGGCCAGACGCacattaacagcaacagcggcggTGTTGGCGGTGCTGTTGCCACTGCCCTTGGCCAAAAGCACAACAATGGCGGCTCCCTGGACTCACGCTATACGCCAGATCCGAATCGCGGTCCACTGAAAATAGGCGCCAAGGGCGGCGTGGATATCATACGAACGCGCACAACGCCAA CTGGTGTGCCTGGTGTTCTGCCAAAGCgacgcgttgttgttgctctgtaCGATTATAAATCGCGCGATGAGTCTGACTTGAGCTTTATGAAGGGCGACCGCATGGAGGTCATCGACGATACCGAATCCGATTGGTGGCGCGTTGTCAATCTGAGTACACGCCAGGAGGGTCTGATACCGCTCAACTTTGTGGCCGAGGAGCGAAGTGTCAACAGCGAAGA CTGGTTCTTTGAGAACGTGCTGCGCAAGGAGGCGGATAAGTTGCTGCTGGCGGAGGAGAATCCGCGTGGCACATTTCTAGTGCGTCCCTCGGAACACAATCCCAATGGCTATTCGCTATCCGTTAAGGATTGGGAAGATGTACGCGGCTATCATGTGAAGCACTATCGCATCAAGCCACTGGACAATGGTGGCTACTACATAGCCACAAATCAAACGTTTCCATCGCTTCAGGCCCTGGTCATGGCCTACAGCA AAAACGCCCTCGGTCTGTGTCACATTCTGTCGCGTCCCTGCCCCAAACCGCAGCCACAGATGTGGGATCTGGGTCCAGAGCTGCGCGACAAGTACGAGATACCACGCTCTGAGATACAGTTGGTGCGTAAATTGGGACGCGGCAACTTTGGCGAGGTCTTCTACGGCAAGTGGCGCAACAGCATCGATGTGGCGGTCAAAACGTTGCGCGAGGGAACCATGTCAACGGCTGCGTTCCTCCAGGAGGCGGCCATCATGAAAAAGTTTCGACACAATCGCCTTGTGGCCCTCTATGCCGTCTGCTCACAG GAGGAGCCCATCTATATTGTGCAGGAATTCATGTCAAAGGGCAGCCTCTTGGACTTTTTGCGTGAGGGCGACGGTCGCTATTTGCACTTTGAGGATCTCATCTATATTGCCACGCAGGTGGCCAGCGGCATGGAGTATCTGGAGTCCAAGCTGCTCATCCATCGTGATTTGGCGGCCCGAAATGTGCTCATTGGCGAGAATAATGTGGCAAAGATATGTGATTTTGGATTGGCGCGCGTCATTGCCGATGATGAGTACTGTCCCAAGCAGGGATCCCGCTTTCCCGTCAAGTGGACAGCGCCCGAGGCCATCATCTATGGCAAGTTTAGCATCAAGTCGGATGTGTGGTCATATGGTATACTGCTAATGGAGCTTTTCACGTACGGACAAGTGCCCTATCCGGGCATGCATAGTCGTGAGGTTATTGAGAACATTGAGCGCGGTTTCCGCATGCCAAAGCCAACAAATCATTACTTCCCCGACAATATCTATCATCTGCTCTTGCAATGCTGGGATGCGGTGCCGGAGAAGCGACCGACGTTTGAGTTCTTGAATCATTATTTTGAGTCATTCTCAGTGACGTCGGAGGTGCCGTATCGGGAGGTGCAGGATTAA